AAAAAAGACAATTTTATTTGAATCATTATCACGAAGTAACTATTTATATATCGGTAATTTTAGTATATTTATTACTTGTAATTATTAACTTGTTTTTTTTACTTATAGGAGAAGAGACAAACAAGGGAATAGGAATAAAAAAATATAGTTTTTTTGTTCCAATTCCCTTGTTCATAGAGGTCCCAACTATCTCTAAAATCATATAGCATCTTTATCATTAAGAAATTTAAACTGTGAAATATAAAAACTGTAGTACTTTCCTTCATGACGGATAAGTTCTTCATGAGTACCGCTTTCTGCTATTCCGCCGTCTTCTACAACCATTATCCGATCGGCATTACGTATTGTCGAAAGTCTGTGGGCGATAACAAAAGATGTTCTTCCATGAAGCAGGTTGCTTATTCCTTGTTGAACAAGCTTTTCGGTATGGGTGTCAATACTTGCGGTTGCCTCGTCAAGTATCAGTATGCGTGGATTTGCAAGCAGTGTCCTTGCAAAAGCGATCAATTGCCTTTGACCTGCTGAAAGCCTTGTTCCACGCTCATTGACATCGGTATCGTAACCTTTTTCAAACTTCATTATGAATTCATGGGCAGATACTGCTTTAGCTGCAGCAATTACTTCCTCATCAGTAGCATCTAATTTACCATAGCGTATATTCTCCTTAATTGTAGTAGAGAAAAGGAATGTATCCTGCGGCATAAGGCCAATTTGTGACCTTAGACTTTCAAGCTTTGCATTGTTTATGTTTAAACCGTCTATCAATACTTCACCAACAGATACTTCATAAAATCTGCTTATAAGGTTTACTATTGTTGTTTTTCCTGCACCAGTCGACCCGACTAATGCTATAGTTTGGCCGGCTTTTACGTCAAAACTTACGTCTTTTAAAATTTGCTGGTCTTCGTCATACCCGAAAGTAACATTTTTGAAAGAGACATTACCTTTAATTGCAGGCATTTCAAATGACTCCGGCTTGTCTTTAATATCAGGCTCGATATCAAGTATTTCAAAAATCCTCTCTGCACCTGACATATTAGTCACCAACTGGTTGTAGAAATTGCTGATGTTCATTATCGGCTGCCAGAACATAGAAATATAACTTGTAAAAGCTATCAAAAGCCCTGGAGTAATTAAATCTTGCTCAATAAGACCGGCACCAAACCAAAATACCAGAATGGTTCCGACTCCCCAGGACATCTCAACTGTTGGCCAAAAGCAATCATTCATACGTATTGCTCTAACAAACGAAATTCTCCATTCTCCAAGTAATTTAAGGAAGGTAGACGATGTTTCCTCTTCCGCCGCAAAACTTTGAACAACCCTAATGCCAGAAAAATCCTCGTGAGTAAAGCCATTAAGATTTGAGGACTTTTTCCTGTGTATTTGCCACCTTCTTCTTGATGAGGTTGAAACAAAAAACATTACAATTATCATGAAAGGCAATGTTGCAAGTGCAACCAGGCCAAGCTTGTAATTCATTAGCATCATTATTACAACTACTGCCGTTATTTTTATGATTTCCGGAATCAGACTTGTAACACTATTCGTAAAGAAATCGTTCAGAGAATTGACATCTCCAATAATGCGTGCAAGTATTTTCCCGGTTGGACGGTTATCAAAAAATGAGAACGACAGCTTCTGAATATGGGAATACAACTGCTGGCGGATTGTTAAAAGAATCTTGTTTGATACTATTCCCATAGTTAATATCCTTAAACGGGAGCATACCATTGCAATTCCATTTAAAGCAACCATCACTCCACCAAGTATCATGAGATTCTTCCAGTCTCCGTTTTTAATGAATCTGTCTATTCCAATTTTCAAAAAGTACGGATTAAATAATTCAACTGCAATTACAAAGCCCATTAGCAGCAATGTTTTTGTAACCGGTCCCCCGTAAGGTTTTAAATATAGCAAAAGCCTTTTTATTATGTTAATGTTCAGGCTTTCTTTTAAAGCTTCATCATGTTTAGAATTATTAATTGGCAATTATATCACCTCTTCTTCCAATACTTCCACATAATCACGATATTGCTCGCAATATGTTTCATAGTAACGCCCGCGCTGATTCATAAGTTCCTTGTGATTTCCTCGCTCTACAATTCTTCCATTTTCAAAATACAGTATTTCATCTGCATTTTTAACGGCTGAAACCCTATGAGCGATAATAAATTTTGTTATTCCCTTCCGTTGTTCCATAGCTTTTTCTATAGCGTATTCGGTTTCCATATCCAAAGCCGATGTAGAATCG
This window of the Acetivibrio cellulolyticus CD2 genome carries:
- a CDS encoding ABC transporter ATP-binding protein; protein product: MPINNSKHDEALKESLNINIIKRLLLYLKPYGGPVTKTLLLMGFVIAVELFNPYFLKIGIDRFIKNGDWKNLMILGGVMVALNGIAMVCSRLRILTMGIVSNKILLTIRQQLYSHIQKLSFSFFDNRPTGKILARIIGDVNSLNDFFTNSVTSLIPEIIKITAVVVIMMLMNYKLGLVALATLPFMIIVMFFVSTSSRRRWQIHRKKSSNLNGFTHEDFSGIRVVQSFAAEEETSSTFLKLLGEWRISFVRAIRMNDCFWPTVEMSWGVGTILVFWFGAGLIEQDLITPGLLIAFTSYISMFWQPIMNISNFYNQLVTNMSGAERIFEILDIEPDIKDKPESFEMPAIKGNVSFKNVTFGYDEDQQILKDVSFDVKAGQTIALVGSTGAGKTTIVNLISRFYEVSVGEVLIDGLNINNAKLESLRSQIGLMPQDTFLFSTTIKENIRYGKLDATDEEVIAAAKAVSAHEFIMKFEKGYDTDVNERGTRLSAGQRQLIAFARTLLANPRILILDEATASIDTHTEKLVQQGISNLLHGRTSFVIAHRLSTIRNADRIMVVEDGGIAESGTHEELIRHEGKYYSFYISQFKFLNDKDAI